One Curtobacterium sp. MCLR17_032 genomic window carries:
- the sigK gene encoding ECF RNA polymerase sigma factor SigK, with protein MDGWTPAAPEPVSADDLLSRVATGDQAAFADLYDELSGRVLGLVTRLLKDRAQSEEVTQEVFLEVWQQATRFDQARGSAASWVLTMAHRRAVDRVRASQSSRDRDTKIGIRDFETDFDSVSESVEIRLEHERVSRALSRLTEFQRQAVQLAYYGGFSHSEMAEKLGVPIGTVKTRLRDGMIRLRDEMGVTS; from the coding sequence ATGGATGGTTGGACTCCCGCCGCGCCGGAGCCGGTGTCGGCGGACGACCTGCTCAGTCGGGTCGCGACCGGCGACCAGGCTGCCTTCGCCGACCTGTACGACGAACTCTCCGGTCGGGTCCTCGGACTCGTGACGCGGCTCCTCAAGGACCGCGCCCAGTCGGAAGAGGTCACGCAAGAGGTCTTCCTCGAGGTCTGGCAGCAGGCCACCCGCTTCGACCAAGCCCGCGGCAGTGCCGCCAGCTGGGTCCTCACGATGGCGCACCGCCGAGCGGTCGACCGGGTCCGGGCGTCGCAGTCCTCCCGTGACCGCGACACCAAGATCGGCATCCGCGACTTCGAGACCGACTTCGACTCGGTGTCCGAGTCCGTCGAGATCCGACTCGAACACGAACGCGTCAGCCGGGCACTGTCCCGCCTCACCGAGTTCCAGCGTCAGGCCGTGCAGCTCGCCTACTACGGCGGGTTCTCGCACAGTGAGATGGCTGAGAAGCTCGGGGTGCCGATCGGCACCGTCAAGACCCGTCTCCGCGACGGGATGATCCGACTCCGCGACGAGATGGGGGTGACGTCATGA
- a CDS encoding DNA-directed RNA polymerase subunit beta has product MPREHHRPVQFTDAEFAALQGGEDPALVNRVAHDTANALLHRVREDPDPAVVERLVTYTDVHGIEAIAELWARVGPHTLPGALWRIYLVRTVIRQNPEEIAYLFERGTELIGTIDQAVAGAEEPTGPAEILTLSDRILHGLYTGDFAVALERGAAFARLTAAGATSVADDADVSAAERASALTTRAFRLAELAEDLSAAAALWRRESLD; this is encoded by the coding sequence GTGCCTCGCGAACACCACCGTCCCGTCCAGTTCACCGATGCCGAGTTCGCTGCCCTCCAGGGTGGTGAGGACCCGGCGCTGGTGAACCGCGTCGCCCACGACACCGCCAACGCCCTGCTGCACCGGGTGCGCGAGGACCCGGATCCGGCCGTCGTCGAGCGCCTGGTCACCTACACGGACGTGCACGGCATCGAGGCGATCGCGGAGCTGTGGGCCCGCGTGGGTCCGCACACCCTGCCCGGGGCGCTGTGGCGGATCTACCTGGTCCGCACCGTGATCCGGCAGAACCCGGAGGAGATCGCGTACCTCTTCGAGCGGGGCACGGAGCTGATCGGTACGATCGACCAGGCGGTCGCGGGTGCCGAGGAACCGACGGGTCCGGCGGAGATCCTGACCCTGTCGGACCGGATCCTGCACGGCCTCTACACCGGGGACTTCGCGGTGGCGCTCGAGCGCGGAGCGGCGTTCGCGCGGCTGACGGCGGCGGGAGCGACCTCGGTGGCGGACGACGCCGACGTCTCGGCCGCGGAACGTGCCTCGGCCCTCACCACGCGCGCCTTCCGGCTGGCGGAGCTGGCCGAGGACCTGTCGGCCGCGGCGGCGCTGTGGCGTCGCGAGAGCCTGGACTGA
- a CDS encoding TetR/AcrR family transcriptional regulator: MPSPTMDSAPHDDVFTRTQIVDAMIRVLHELPLHEVTPARVADEANATPETLDASFPSWDGLLLATIDRWNDRRTTPLTPLAAEFGTIRFLRAIVTANVEDPSLMRFLTSTLNIAAAPKHPLAPMLHIRWRKFHAFVQQSLMQDIAAGREPHTMEPSRGAEQLLATYEGLQLQSMVRPEMDLLESFDRAVTRLREGWSREYVPPVWDLGRAS, from the coding sequence ATGCCCAGCCCCACCATGGACTCCGCACCGCACGACGACGTCTTCACCCGTACACAGATCGTCGACGCGATGATCCGGGTGCTCCACGAACTGCCCCTGCACGAAGTCACCCCTGCCCGCGTCGCCGACGAGGCGAACGCCACCCCCGAGACCCTCGACGCGTCGTTCCCGAGCTGGGACGGCCTGCTCCTGGCGACGATCGACCGGTGGAACGACCGCCGCACGACGCCGCTGACGCCCCTCGCCGCCGAGTTCGGGACCATCCGGTTCCTCCGCGCGATCGTCACCGCCAACGTCGAGGACCCGTCGCTGATGCGCTTCCTGACCTCCACGCTGAACATCGCCGCAGCGCCGAAGCACCCGCTCGCGCCGATGCTGCACATCCGCTGGCGCAAGTTCCACGCCTTCGTGCAGCAGAGCCTCATGCAGGACATCGCGGCCGGTCGGGAGCCGCACACGATGGAACCGTCCCGCGGTGCCGAGCAGCTCCTGGCCACGTACGAGGGGCTCCAGCTGCAGTCCATGGTCCGGCCGGAGATGGACCTGCTCGAGTCGTTCGACCGTGCGGTGACGCGTCTGCGCGAGGGATGGTCCCGCGAGTACGTGCCGCCGGTGTGGGACCTGGGCCGCGCCAGCTGA
- a CDS encoding aldose 1-epimerase family protein, with translation MSTAASTAAPTGGQYHLRHAGPDGVVEAVVTEVAAGLRELRVAGFDLTEPFPASEAPAGANGIVLAPWPNRVAGGAWQLDGATQQLDISEPKYGNASHGLLRFAPYRVVDQTESSIEQQATIHPQHGWPFTLETRVHHELVEDGIRITHTVTNRSGRPAPFAIGSHPYLRAGDTPAEDLVVRLDAATAFTVDDRKIPNGTQPVEGTDLDLRAGRRAGDSDLDTAYTDVTPDDEGIRRTTLHGPEGDGVELWQDASFPYVQVFTSREFPRGDGKGLAVAVEPMTAPADALNSGEGLRWLGADESWTGSWGIRRIWS, from the coding sequence ATGAGCACAGCGGCCAGCACAGCAGCCCCCACGGGCGGTCAGTACCACCTGCGGCACGCCGGACCGGACGGTGTCGTCGAGGCCGTCGTCACCGAGGTGGCCGCAGGTCTCCGCGAACTCCGGGTCGCGGGCTTCGACCTCACCGAGCCGTTCCCCGCCAGCGAGGCTCCGGCCGGGGCGAACGGCATCGTGCTCGCACCGTGGCCGAACCGCGTCGCCGGAGGTGCCTGGCAGCTCGACGGGGCGACCCAGCAGTTGGACATCTCGGAGCCGAAGTACGGCAACGCCTCGCACGGGCTGCTCCGCTTCGCGCCGTACCGCGTGGTGGACCAGACCGAGTCGTCGATCGAGCAGCAGGCCACGATCCACCCGCAGCACGGCTGGCCGTTCACCCTCGAGACCCGCGTGCACCACGAGCTGGTCGAGGACGGCATCCGGATCACCCACACGGTGACGAACCGCTCGGGTCGCCCGGCGCCGTTCGCCATCGGGTCGCACCCGTACCTGCGCGCCGGCGACACCCCGGCCGAGGACCTGGTCGTCCGGCTGGACGCAGCGACGGCGTTCACCGTCGACGACCGGAAGATCCCGAACGGCACGCAGCCCGTCGAGGGCACCGACCTGGACCTCCGCGCGGGCCGCCGTGCGGGCGACTCGGACCTGGACACCGCGTACACGGACGTGACGCCCGACGACGAGGGCATCCGTCGCACGACGCTGCACGGGCCGGAGGGCGACGGTGTCGAGCTGTGGCAGGACGCCTCGTTCCCCTACGTGCAGGTCTTCACGTCGCGCGAGTTCCCCCGCGGTGACGGCAAGGGGCTGGCGGTCGCCGTCGAGCCGATGACCGCACCCGCCGACGCCCTGAACTCGGGCGAGGGGCTGCGCTGGCTCGGAGCCGACGAGTCCTGGACAGGCTCGTGGGGGATCCGCCGCATCTGGTCCTGA
- a CDS encoding DeoR/GlpR family DNA-binding transcription regulator, whose amino-acid sequence MTSDEPSVLPALLRQDRIVALLDGAPGMVRTAALAAAVGTSEVTVRQDLAALDREARIRRVHGGAVRLGAGSRERPLEETAVENSTAKAAIGRAAADLVRSGQCIVLDVGTTPAAVAEALVAREDLVDVTVVTNSLTTALSLERAVPRFTVVVTGGTLRPLQHSLVAPFNATVLPMLSADLVFLGGTGLDVAHGLTNVNLPETEAKRVLAAAGRRTVVVADGSKFGRADIGVVSTLQDVDVVVTAGVSADAVDPIRAAGVHVVVADGPAGTTRASERKQTP is encoded by the coding sequence GTGACGTCTGACGAGCCTTCCGTCCTGCCCGCGCTGCTGCGGCAGGACCGCATCGTCGCGCTCCTGGACGGTGCCCCGGGAATGGTCCGGACCGCGGCGCTGGCCGCCGCCGTCGGCACGAGCGAGGTGACGGTCCGCCAGGACCTGGCTGCGCTCGACCGGGAGGCCCGGATCCGCCGGGTGCACGGCGGTGCCGTCCGCCTCGGGGCCGGGTCGCGCGAGCGTCCGCTCGAGGAGACCGCCGTCGAGAACAGCACCGCCAAGGCCGCGATCGGCCGGGCCGCGGCGGACCTGGTGCGCTCCGGGCAGTGCATCGTCCTCGACGTCGGCACCACGCCCGCGGCCGTCGCCGAGGCCCTCGTCGCCCGCGAGGACCTGGTCGACGTCACCGTCGTCACGAACTCGCTCACCACCGCACTCTCACTCGAACGGGCCGTCCCGCGGTTCACCGTCGTCGTCACCGGGGGCACGCTCCGGCCGCTGCAGCACTCGCTCGTCGCACCGTTCAACGCGACCGTGCTGCCGATGCTGTCTGCGGACCTGGTGTTCCTCGGTGGCACCGGGCTCGACGTGGCGCACGGCCTGACCAACGTGAACCTGCCCGAGACCGAGGCGAAGCGGGTCCTCGCGGCGGCGGGCAGGCGTACCGTCGTCGTCGCGGACGGGTCGAAGTTCGGCCGGGCCGACATCGGCGTGGTGAGCACGCTGCAGGACGTCGACGTCGTCGTCACCGCGGGCGTCAGCGCGGACGCGGTCGACCCGATCCGGGCGGCCGGCGTCCACGTGGTCGTCGCGGACGGACCAGCGGGGACGACCCGCGCATCGGAGAGGAAGCAGACACCATGA